A genomic window from Nicotiana sylvestris chromosome 11, ASM39365v2, whole genome shotgun sequence includes:
- the LOC138881136 gene encoding uncharacterized protein gives MRKPTMSTTQGSQGQQNQWRPNPQGQDNQQWRNDQVGSNQGNWNNNNNNNNFSNWSSNPYVPLKGQYSNQGSSSDSKLEIMLERVLQNQERSDTSMRNMTELVGSYTTSIQKLEMQMRSLSREQNPKQKGTLHSDTIANPKGSRSGPISHIMEITTRSGKVLQGESEQVVEVEESEQGVGVEEPSVVEVEKVPEEFKMQEVNWEEVKEKVKEMPKTLPPIPIPPPPFSQRLARKVNDSKLEKFYGILKQLSVNIPFVEAFQEMPGFDKYLKDLITKKITTKNEVVNATHRVSSIIATSTVQKKEDPRAFTIPCTIGAHDFARALCDNGASINLMPLAIYKKAGLGIPRPTSMRLKMADHSIATSTVQKKEDPRAFTIPCTIGAHDFARALCYNGASINLMPLAIYKKAGLGIPRPTSMRLQMADRSIKRPMGIVDDVLIKVGMFHLPAGFVILDCEVDKEIPIILGRPFLTTERALMDSERNEIKFRVNDEEVTFQASKGMKIPHEYENISVIDVIDEVEDAVEMKMEEQCLSEALTAILVKFDGKDMEGYLELVNALEGLGSYTYAPMKLSLDLENRATPPAKPSIIEPPQVELKPLPPHLRYKFLGSNNTLPVIGSSLLNDVQVEQLLDVLKEHRQAIGWTIADIRRIPAGIYEHKIQLENETKPSVEH, from the coding sequence ATGAGGAAGCCAACTATGTCAACAACTCAAGGCAGtcaaggacaacaaaatcaatggaggccTAACCCGCAAGGGCAAGACAACCAACAATGGAGAAATGACCAAGTAGgctcaaatcaaggaaattggaataacaacaacaacaacaacaacttctcaaattGGAGTTCAAATCCTTATGTTCCTCTAAAGGgtcaatattcaaatcaaggttcctcaagtgattccaagttggaaatcatgcttgaacgggtattgcaaaatcaagagaGGTCCGACACTTCTATGAGGAACATGACCGAGCTTGTTGGTTCTTATACAACAtccattcaaaaattggagatgcaaatgagaTCTCTCTCTAGGGAACAAAATCCAAAGCAAAAGGGAACACTTCATAGtgacacaattgcgaacccaaagGGTAGTAGGAGTGGCCCAATTTCTCATATTATGGAAATTACTACTCGGAGTGGGAAGGTACTACAAGGAGAGAGCGAACAAGTGGTTGAAGTAGAAGAGTCCGAACAGGGGGTTGGGGTCGAAGAGCCAAGTGttgttgaagttgaaaaggtCCCGGAAGAGTTTAAAATGCAAGAAGTAAATTGGGAAgaggtaaaggaaaaggtaaaagagatGCCAAAAACTCTACCACCTATTCCTATACCTCCTCCTCCATTCTCTCAAAGACTTGCTAGGAAAGTTAATGATAGCAAACTCGAAAAGTTCTATGGCATTCTCAAGCAGTTATCAGTGAATAttccatttgtggaagcatttcaagagatgccAGGTTTTGAtaaatatttgaaagacttgaTTACCAAGAAGATAACCACCAAGAATGAAGTGGTGAATGCGACTCACcgggttagttccatcattgcaacatccaccgttcaaaagaaagaagacccAAGAGCTTTCACCATTCCATGTACTATTGGAGCACATGACTTTGCAAGAGCCCTTTGTGATAATGGGGCTAGCATCAACTTAATGCCTCTTGCCATTTACAAGAAAGCGGGGTTAGGTATTCCAAGGCCCACAAGTATGAGATTGAAAATGGCCGATCATTCCATTGCAACATCCAccgttcaaaagaaagaagacccAAGAGCTTTCACCATTCCATGTACTATTGGAGCACATGACTTTGCAAGAGCCCTTTGTTATAATGGGGCTAGCATCAACTTAATGCCTCTTGCCATTTACAAGAAAGCGGGGTTAGGTATTCCAAGGCCCACaagtatgagattgcaaatggccgatcGTTCCATAAAGAGACCGATGGGAATTGTCGATGATGTGCTTATAAAAGTGGGAATGTTTCATTTGCCCGCCGGCTTCGTAATCCTTGATTGTGAAgttgacaaagagatccctatcatcttGGGGAGACCATTCCTTACCACAGAAAGAGCACTAATGGATTCAGAACGAAATGAGATCAAATTCCGTGTGAATGATGAAGAGGTTACATTCCAAGCAAGCAAGGGTATGAAAATACCACATGAATATGAAAACATCTCGGTGATTGATGTTATTGATGAAGTGGAAGATGCAGTTGAAATGaagatggaagaacaatgcctCAGTGAGGCATTGACGGCTATTTTGGTAAAATTTGACGGTAAAGATATGGAGGGGTATTTGGAATTAGTAAATGCATTAGAGGGGCTGGGGTCCTACACTTATGCTCCGATGAAGCTCTCTCTTGACTTGGAGAATAGAGCCACTCCTCCCGCAAAACCTTCTATTATTGAGCCACCGCAAGTAGAGCTCAAACCACTTCCACcacacttgaggtataaatttcttggctcaaaTAATACTTTACCGGTAATCGGttcttctttgttgaatgatgtgcaggtagaacaattGTTGGATGTCTTGAAGGAGCATAGGCAAGCTATTGGGTGGACAATTGCGGACATTCGAAGGATTCCCGCAGGAATTTACGAACAcaagatccaattggagaatGAGACTAAACCAAGTGTGGAGCATTAG